One Thunnus thynnus chromosome 21, fThuThy2.1, whole genome shotgun sequence DNA segment encodes these proteins:
- the serpinb1l3 gene encoding serpin peptidase inhibitor, clade B (ovalbumin), member 1, like 3 isoform X3 — MKDFHLPLLSIQTTTAAALQNSQSLFNPGYGDAGGQGQHGHSDVRDTMAQSNPQSKANTTFSLALFKKLSEDDKTANIFFSPFSISSALAMVMLGARGNTATQMSQCLKTHNIQDDIHASFAKLLSELNKADAPYALSVANRLYGEQSYQFVEEFLTLTRKHYSAELESVDFINKSEAARLNINNWVEKNTQGKIKDLLTQDAVDNMTRLVLVNAIYFKGNWNKQFQESATRDAKFNLNKNQSKPVKMMYQKTKFPLTYIPEANCQILEMPYKGKELSMLIFLPNEMEDSSTGLEKMEKELTYDNFVEWTRPDMMDEIEVQVGLPRFKMEEKYDMKEVLMSMGMVDAFTISDFSGMSPANNLVLSKVIHKAFVEVNEEGTEAAAASGAVMMLRCALRPASFIADHPFLFFIRHNPSMSILFAGRYCSPE; from the exons ATGAAGGACTTTCACTTACC CTTACTTTCAATTCAGACCACGACAGCAGCAGCGCTCCAAAACAGCCAG AGTCTCTTCAACCCTGGCTATGGTGATGCTGGGGGCCAGGGGCAACACGGCCACTCAGATGTCAGAG ATACAATGGCACAATCAAACCCTCAATCCAAAGCCAACACCACCTTCTCTCTGGCTTTGTTCAAAAAGCTGAGTGAGGATGACAAAACTGCAAAtatcttcttctctccttttagCATCTCTTCAGCCCTGGCTATGGTGATGCTGGGGGCCAGGGGCAACACAGCCACACAGATGTCACAG TGCCTGAAAACCCACAATATCCAGGATGATATCCACGCTAGCTTTGCCAAACTGCTGAGCGAGCTCAACAAGGCAGACGCTCCGTATGCCCTCAGTGTTGCCAACAGGCTGTACGGAGAGCAGTCCTACCAGTTTgttgag GAATTCTTAACACTGACCAGGAAGCACTACAGTGCAGAGCTGGAATCTGTGGACTTCATAAACAAATCAGAGGCAGCCAGGCTCAACATCAACAACTGGGTGGAGAAGAACACACAAG GTAAAATTAAGGATTTACTGACCCAGGACGCGGTGGACAACATGACAAGGCTCGTGCTGGTCAACGCCATCTACTTCAAAGGCAACTGGAACAAGCAGTTTCAAGAGAGTGCCACACGTGATGCCAAGTTTAATCTCAACAAG AATCAGTCCAAGCCAGTGAAGATGATGTACCAGAAAACTAAATTCCCTTTGACCTACATCCCCGAGGCCAACTGCCAG ATCCTAGAGATGCCCTACAAAGGGAAGGAGCTCAGCATGCTCATCTTTCTGCCCAATGAGATGGAGGACAGTTCAACTGGTCTGGAGAAG ATGGAGAAGGAGCTGACCTATGACAACTTTGTGGAATGGACTCGTCCAGACATGATGGACGAAATTGAGGTCCAGGTGGGCCTGCCACGATTCAAGATGGAGGAGAAGTATGACATGAAGGAAGTCCTGATGAGCATGGGCATGGTGGACGCCTTCACCATAAGTGACTTCTCTG GCATGTCACCAGCCAACAACCTGGTATTGTCAAAAGTTATCCACAAGGCTTTTGTGGAAGTCAATGAGGAGGGaacagaggctgctgctgcctccGGTGCCGTCATGATGCTGCGCTGCGCTTTGCGTCCAGCCTCCTTCATCGCAGACCaccccttcctcttcttcatccgGCATAACCCCTCTATGAGCATTCTCTTTGCTGGCCGATACTGCTCCCCTGAGTGA
- the serpinb1l3 gene encoding serpin peptidase inhibitor, clade B (ovalbumin), member 1, like 3 isoform X6, which translates to MESITPLSKANTDFSMALLKKLSEKNNTANIFFSPFSISSALAMVLLGARGNTATQMSECLKTHNIQDDIHASFAKLLSELNKADAPYALSVANRLYGEQSYQFVEEFLTLTRKHYSAELESVDFINKSEAARLNINNWVEKNTQGKIKDLLTQDAVDNMTRLVLVNAIYFKGNWNKQFQESATRDAKFNLNKNQSKPVKMMYQKTKFPLTYIPEANCQILEMPYKGKELSMLIFLPNEMEDSSTGLEKMEKELTYDNFVEWTRPDMMDEIEVQVGLPRFKMEEKYDMKEVLMSMGMVDAFTISDFSGMSPANNLVLSKVIHKAFVEVNEEGTEAAAASGAVMMLRCALRPASFIADHPFLFFIRHNPSMSILFAGRYCSPE; encoded by the exons ATGGAATCAATAACCCCTCTGTCCAAGGCCAACACTGACTTCTCCATGGCTTTACTCAAAAAGCTGAGTGAGAAAAACAACACCGCGAATATCTTCTTCTCCCCGTTTAGCATCTCTTCAGCCCTGGCTATGGTGCTGCTGGGGGCCAGGGGCAACACAGCCACACAGATGTCAGAg TGCCTGAAAACCCACAATATCCAGGATGATATCCACGCTAGCTTTGCCAAACTGCTGAGCGAGCTCAACAAGGCAGACGCTCCGTATGCCCTCAGTGTTGCCAACAGGCTGTACGGAGAGCAGTCCTACCAGTTTgttgag GAATTCTTAACACTGACCAGGAAGCACTACAGTGCAGAGCTGGAATCTGTGGACTTCATAAACAAATCAGAGGCAGCCAGGCTCAACATCAACAACTGGGTGGAGAAGAACACACAAG GTAAAATTAAGGATTTACTGACCCAGGACGCGGTGGACAACATGACAAGGCTCGTGCTGGTCAACGCCATCTACTTCAAAGGCAACTGGAACAAGCAGTTTCAAGAGAGTGCCACACGTGATGCCAAGTTTAATCTCAACAAG AATCAGTCCAAGCCAGTGAAGATGATGTACCAGAAAACTAAATTCCCTTTGACCTACATCCCCGAGGCCAACTGCCAG ATCCTAGAGATGCCCTACAAAGGGAAGGAGCTCAGCATGCTCATCTTTCTGCCCAATGAGATGGAGGACAGTTCAACTGGTCTGGAGAAG ATGGAGAAGGAGCTGACCTATGACAACTTTGTGGAATGGACTCGTCCAGACATGATGGACGAAATTGAGGTCCAGGTGGGCCTGCCACGATTCAAGATGGAGGAGAAGTATGACATGAAGGAAGTCCTGATGAGCATGGGCATGGTGGACGCCTTCACCATAAGTGACTTCTCTG GCATGTCACCAGCCAACAACCTGGTATTGTCAAAAGTTATCCACAAGGCTTTTGTGGAAGTCAATGAGGAGGGaacagaggctgctgctgcctccGGTGCCGTCATGATGCTGCGCTGCGCTTTGCGTCCAGCCTCCTTCATCGCAGACCaccccttcctcttcttcatccgGCATAACCCCTCTATGAGCATTCTCTTTGCTGGCCGATACTGCTCCCCTGAGTGA
- the serpinb1l3 gene encoding serpin peptidase inhibitor, clade B (ovalbumin), member 1, like 3 isoform X4, with translation MESITPLSKANTDFSMALLKKLSEKNNTANIFFSPFSISSALAMVLLGARGNTATQMSEVLCFTEAEKPPQAEAQQMQMQQQVQSKLPQHLRKCLKTHNIQDDIHASFAKLLSELNKADAPYALSVANRLYGEQSYQFVEEFLTLTRKHYSAELESVDFINKSEAARLNINNWVEKNTQGKIKDLLTQDAVDNMTRLVLVNAIYFKGNWNKQFQESATRDAKFNLNKNQSKPVKMMYQKTKFPLTYIPEANCQILEMPYKGKELSMLIFLPNEMEDSSTGLEKMEKELTYDNFVEWTRPDMMDEIEVQVGLPRFKMEEKYDMKEVLMSMGMVDAFTISDFSGMSPANNLVLSKVIHKAFVEVNEEGTEAAAASGAVMMLRCALRPASFIADHPFLFFIRHNPSMSILFAGRYCSPE, from the exons ATGGAATCAATAACCCCTCTGTCCAAGGCCAACACTGACTTCTCCATGGCTTTACTCAAAAAGCTGAGTGAGAAAAACAACACCGCGAATATCTTCTTCTCCCCGTTTAGCATCTCTTCAGCCCTGGCTATGGTGCTGCTGGGGGCCAGGGGCAACACAGCCACACAGATGTCAGAg GTCCTCTGCTTCACTGAGGCAGAGAAGCCACCGCAGGCAGAAGCGCAGCAGATGCAAATGCAGCAACAGGTCCAGTCCAAACTGCCACAGCATCTGCGGAAG TGCCTGAAAACCCACAATATCCAGGATGATATCCACGCTAGCTTTGCCAAACTGCTGAGCGAGCTCAACAAGGCAGACGCTCCGTATGCCCTCAGTGTTGCCAACAGGCTGTACGGAGAGCAGTCCTACCAGTTTgttgag GAATTCTTAACACTGACCAGGAAGCACTACAGTGCAGAGCTGGAATCTGTGGACTTCATAAACAAATCAGAGGCAGCCAGGCTCAACATCAACAACTGGGTGGAGAAGAACACACAAG GTAAAATTAAGGATTTACTGACCCAGGACGCGGTGGACAACATGACAAGGCTCGTGCTGGTCAACGCCATCTACTTCAAAGGCAACTGGAACAAGCAGTTTCAAGAGAGTGCCACACGTGATGCCAAGTTTAATCTCAACAAG AATCAGTCCAAGCCAGTGAAGATGATGTACCAGAAAACTAAATTCCCTTTGACCTACATCCCCGAGGCCAACTGCCAG ATCCTAGAGATGCCCTACAAAGGGAAGGAGCTCAGCATGCTCATCTTTCTGCCCAATGAGATGGAGGACAGTTCAACTGGTCTGGAGAAG ATGGAGAAGGAGCTGACCTATGACAACTTTGTGGAATGGACTCGTCCAGACATGATGGACGAAATTGAGGTCCAGGTGGGCCTGCCACGATTCAAGATGGAGGAGAAGTATGACATGAAGGAAGTCCTGATGAGCATGGGCATGGTGGACGCCTTCACCATAAGTGACTTCTCTG GCATGTCACCAGCCAACAACCTGGTATTGTCAAAAGTTATCCACAAGGCTTTTGTGGAAGTCAATGAGGAGGGaacagaggctgctgctgcctccGGTGCCGTCATGATGCTGCGCTGCGCTTTGCGTCCAGCCTCCTTCATCGCAGACCaccccttcctcttcttcatccgGCATAACCCCTCTATGAGCATTCTCTTTGCTGGCCGATACTGCTCCCCTGAGTGA
- the serpinb1l3 gene encoding serpin peptidase inhibitor, clade B (ovalbumin), member 1, like 3 isoform X2, with the protein MAQSNPQSKANTTFSLALFKKLSEDDKTANIFFSPFSISSALAMVMLGARGNTATQMSQVLSFSEAEQPEQPEQPEQPEQTETQQTPIESAVQSPMKSQMQSQMQTRMQMRTKLQQSSRLPLYLQKCLKPQNGEDDVHANFAQLLNEFKKPDAPYALSLANRLYGEQSYQFVEDFLAEIRKHYNAELESVDFIADAEVARVNINSWVEKNTQGKIKDLLVEGVVDNMTRLVLVNAIYFKGNWNKHFMKDDTVDAQFRINKNDTKPVKMMCQQSQFPLTSIPEANCQVLEMPYKGKELSMLIFLPKEIEDDTTGLEKLEKQLSYEKFVEWTRPDVMRQTEVEVKLPKFKMEEKYDLKDVLTSMGMVDAFDATMSNFSGMSPANDLVLSKVVHKAFVEVNEVGTEAAAATGVIAVTLCYRIPTDFIADHPFLFFIRHNSTRSVLFAGRYCSPE; encoded by the exons ATGGCACAATCAAACCCTCAATCCAAAGCCAACACCACCTTCTCTCTGGCTTTGTTCAAAAAGCTGAGTGAGGATGACAAAACTGCAAAtatcttcttctctccttttagCATCTCTTCAGCCCTGGCTATGGTGATGCTGGGGGCCAGGGGCAACACAGCCACACAGATGTCACAG GTCCTCAGCTTCAGTGAGGCCGAGCAGCCGGAGCAGCCGGAGCAGCCGGAGCAGCCggagcagacagaaacacaacagacacCAATTGAGTCGGCAGTTCAGTCGCCGATGAAGTCGCAGATGCAGTCGCAGATGCAGACGAGGATGCAGATGCGGACGAAGTTACAGCAGTCCAGCAGACTGCCACTGTATCTGCAGAAG TGCCTGAAACCCCAGAATGGTGAGGATGATGTCCATGCTAACTTTGCCCAACTGCTGAATGAATTCAAAAAGCCAGACGCTCCGTATGCACTCAGCCTTGCCAACAGGCTGTACGGGGAGCAGTCCTACCAGTTTgttgag GATTTCTTAGCAGAAATCAGAAAGCACTACAATGCTGAGCTGGAGTCAGTGGATTTCATCGCCGATGCAGAGGTGGCCAGGGTCAACATCAACAGCTGGGTGGAGAAGAACACACAAG GTAAAATCAAGGACTTGCTGGTCGAGGGCGTGGTGGACAACATGACCAGGCTGGTGCTGGTCAATGCCATCTACTTCAAAGGCAACTGGAATAAGCACTTCATGAAGGATGATACTGTTGATGCTCAGTTTAGAATAAATAAG AATGATACCAAACCGGTGAAGATGATGTGCCAGCAAAGTCAATTTCCTCTCACCTCCATTCCTGAGGCCAACTGCCAG GTCCTAGAGATGCCTTACAAAGGGAAGGAGCTCAGCATGCTCATCTTTCTGCCCAAAGAGATAGAGGATGACACAACAGGCTTGGAGAAG CTGGAGAAGCAGCTGAGCTATGAGAAATTTGTGGAGTGGACTCGTCCAGATGTGATGCGTCAAACTGAAGTGGAGGTGAAGCTCCCTAAATTCAAGATGGAGGAGAAATATGACCTGAAAGATGTCCTGACCAGCATGGGCATGGTGGACGCGTTTGATGCCACAATGAGCAACTTCTCTG GCATGTCTCCAGCCAATGACCTGGTTTTGTCAAAAGTCGTCCACAAGGCTTTTGTGGAGGTCAACGAGGTGGGAACcgaggctgctgctgccaccGGCGTCATTGCCGTGACCCTCTGCTACAGAATTCCCACCGACTTCATAGCAGACCaccccttcctcttcttcatccgACATAACTCCACCAGGAGTGTTCTCTTTGCCGGCCGATACTGCTCCCCCGAATGA
- the serpinb1l3 gene encoding serpin peptidase inhibitor, clade B (ovalbumin), member 1, like 3 isoform X1: MKDFHLPLLSIQTTTAAALQNSQSLFNPGYGDAGGQGQHGHSDVRDTMAQSNPQSKANTTFSLALFKKLSEDDKTANIFFSPFSISSALAMVMLGARGNTATQMSQVLSFSEAEQPEQPEQPEQPEQTETQQTPIESAVQSPMKSQMQSQMQTRMQMRTKLQQSSRLPLYLQKCLKPQNGEDDVHANFAQLLNEFKKPDAPYALSLANRLYGEQSYQFVEDFLAEIRKHYNAELESVDFIADAEVARVNINSWVEKNTQGKIKDLLVEGVVDNMTRLVLVNAIYFKGNWNKHFMKDDTVDAQFRINKNDTKPVKMMCQQSQFPLTSIPEANCQVLEMPYKGKELSMLIFLPKEIEDDTTGLEKLEKQLSYEKFVEWTRPDVMRQTEVEVKLPKFKMEEKYDLKDVLTSMGMVDAFDATMSNFSGMSPANDLVLSKVVHKAFVEVNEVGTEAAAATGVIAVTLCYRIPTDFIADHPFLFFIRHNSTRSVLFAGRYCSPE; this comes from the exons ATGAAGGACTTTCACTTACC CTTACTTTCAATTCAGACCACGACAGCAGCAGCGCTCCAAAACAGCCAG AGTCTCTTCAACCCTGGCTATGGTGATGCTGGGGGCCAGGGGCAACACGGCCACTCAGATGTCAGAG ATACAATGGCACAATCAAACCCTCAATCCAAAGCCAACACCACCTTCTCTCTGGCTTTGTTCAAAAAGCTGAGTGAGGATGACAAAACTGCAAAtatcttcttctctccttttagCATCTCTTCAGCCCTGGCTATGGTGATGCTGGGGGCCAGGGGCAACACAGCCACACAGATGTCACAG GTCCTCAGCTTCAGTGAGGCCGAGCAGCCGGAGCAGCCGGAGCAGCCGGAGCAGCCggagcagacagaaacacaacagacacCAATTGAGTCGGCAGTTCAGTCGCCGATGAAGTCGCAGATGCAGTCGCAGATGCAGACGAGGATGCAGATGCGGACGAAGTTACAGCAGTCCAGCAGACTGCCACTGTATCTGCAGAAG TGCCTGAAACCCCAGAATGGTGAGGATGATGTCCATGCTAACTTTGCCCAACTGCTGAATGAATTCAAAAAGCCAGACGCTCCGTATGCACTCAGCCTTGCCAACAGGCTGTACGGGGAGCAGTCCTACCAGTTTgttgag GATTTCTTAGCAGAAATCAGAAAGCACTACAATGCTGAGCTGGAGTCAGTGGATTTCATCGCCGATGCAGAGGTGGCCAGGGTCAACATCAACAGCTGGGTGGAGAAGAACACACAAG GTAAAATCAAGGACTTGCTGGTCGAGGGCGTGGTGGACAACATGACCAGGCTGGTGCTGGTCAATGCCATCTACTTCAAAGGCAACTGGAATAAGCACTTCATGAAGGATGATACTGTTGATGCTCAGTTTAGAATAAATAAG AATGATACCAAACCGGTGAAGATGATGTGCCAGCAAAGTCAATTTCCTCTCACCTCCATTCCTGAGGCCAACTGCCAG GTCCTAGAGATGCCTTACAAAGGGAAGGAGCTCAGCATGCTCATCTTTCTGCCCAAAGAGATAGAGGATGACACAACAGGCTTGGAGAAG CTGGAGAAGCAGCTGAGCTATGAGAAATTTGTGGAGTGGACTCGTCCAGATGTGATGCGTCAAACTGAAGTGGAGGTGAAGCTCCCTAAATTCAAGATGGAGGAGAAATATGACCTGAAAGATGTCCTGACCAGCATGGGCATGGTGGACGCGTTTGATGCCACAATGAGCAACTTCTCTG GCATGTCTCCAGCCAATGACCTGGTTTTGTCAAAAGTCGTCCACAAGGCTTTTGTGGAGGTCAACGAGGTGGGAACcgaggctgctgctgccaccGGCGTCATTGCCGTGACCCTCTGCTACAGAATTCCCACCGACTTCATAGCAGACCaccccttcctcttcttcatccgACATAACTCCACCAGGAGTGTTCTCTTTGCCGGCCGATACTGCTCCCCCGAATGA
- the serpinb1l3 gene encoding serpin peptidase inhibitor, clade B (ovalbumin), member 1, like 3 isoform X5, producing the protein MVMLGARGNTATQMSQVLSFSEAEQPEQPEQPEQPEQTETQQTPIESAVQSPMKSQMQSQMQTRMQMRTKLQQSSRLPLYLQKCLKPQNGEDDVHANFAQLLNEFKKPDAPYALSLANRLYGEQSYQFVEDFLAEIRKHYNAELESVDFIADAEVARVNINSWVEKNTQGKIKDLLVEGVVDNMTRLVLVNAIYFKGNWNKHFMKDDTVDAQFRINKNDTKPVKMMCQQSQFPLTSIPEANCQVLEMPYKGKELSMLIFLPKEIEDDTTGLEKLEKQLSYEKFVEWTRPDVMRQTEVEVKLPKFKMEEKYDLKDVLTSMGMVDAFDATMSNFSGMSPANDLVLSKVVHKAFVEVNEVGTEAAAATGVIAVTLCYRIPTDFIADHPFLFFIRHNSTRSVLFAGRYCSPE; encoded by the exons ATGGTGATGCTGGGGGCCAGGGGCAACACAGCCACACAGATGTCACAG GTCCTCAGCTTCAGTGAGGCCGAGCAGCCGGAGCAGCCGGAGCAGCCGGAGCAGCCggagcagacagaaacacaacagacacCAATTGAGTCGGCAGTTCAGTCGCCGATGAAGTCGCAGATGCAGTCGCAGATGCAGACGAGGATGCAGATGCGGACGAAGTTACAGCAGTCCAGCAGACTGCCACTGTATCTGCAGAAG TGCCTGAAACCCCAGAATGGTGAGGATGATGTCCATGCTAACTTTGCCCAACTGCTGAATGAATTCAAAAAGCCAGACGCTCCGTATGCACTCAGCCTTGCCAACAGGCTGTACGGGGAGCAGTCCTACCAGTTTgttgag GATTTCTTAGCAGAAATCAGAAAGCACTACAATGCTGAGCTGGAGTCAGTGGATTTCATCGCCGATGCAGAGGTGGCCAGGGTCAACATCAACAGCTGGGTGGAGAAGAACACACAAG GTAAAATCAAGGACTTGCTGGTCGAGGGCGTGGTGGACAACATGACCAGGCTGGTGCTGGTCAATGCCATCTACTTCAAAGGCAACTGGAATAAGCACTTCATGAAGGATGATACTGTTGATGCTCAGTTTAGAATAAATAAG AATGATACCAAACCGGTGAAGATGATGTGCCAGCAAAGTCAATTTCCTCTCACCTCCATTCCTGAGGCCAACTGCCAG GTCCTAGAGATGCCTTACAAAGGGAAGGAGCTCAGCATGCTCATCTTTCTGCCCAAAGAGATAGAGGATGACACAACAGGCTTGGAGAAG CTGGAGAAGCAGCTGAGCTATGAGAAATTTGTGGAGTGGACTCGTCCAGATGTGATGCGTCAAACTGAAGTGGAGGTGAAGCTCCCTAAATTCAAGATGGAGGAGAAATATGACCTGAAAGATGTCCTGACCAGCATGGGCATGGTGGACGCGTTTGATGCCACAATGAGCAACTTCTCTG GCATGTCTCCAGCCAATGACCTGGTTTTGTCAAAAGTCGTCCACAAGGCTTTTGTGGAGGTCAACGAGGTGGGAACcgaggctgctgctgccaccGGCGTCATTGCCGTGACCCTCTGCTACAGAATTCCCACCGACTTCATAGCAGACCaccccttcctcttcttcatccgACATAACTCCACCAGGAGTGTTCTCTTTGCCGGCCGATACTGCTCCCCCGAATGA
- the snx16 gene encoding sorting nexin-16 isoform X2, with protein sequence MASPFVPVPVPLDRVLSGGSNKLRRPQRASSLGSVSSSSESSSPITRSAGEDRGRGLGSQRQSRGMDRGGRSRTPPPPQSPVTQARLNGTHEHSVEYSSCPRSISDPAGSQQGEERPITPTVLGYEVMEERAKFTVYKVLVRKTPDESWVVFRRYTDFSRLNDKLKEMFPGFRLALPPKRWFKDNYDSDFLEDRQLGLQAFLQNLVAHKDIANCLAVREFLCLDDPPGPFDSLEESRAFCETLEESNYRLQKELMEKQKEIVSLKRRLEEREKAILLLEKHINGECVSPESPCGLSAQGSESSADADVESSAAEADQDMPDDTGGAAPI encoded by the exons ATGGCATCACCCTTTGTGCCTGTCCCTGTGCCCTTGGACAGAGTCTTGTCAGGAGGTAGCAACAAGCTGAGGCGGCCTCAGCGAGCTTCATCACTAGGCAGCGTCTCCAGCAGCTCGGAGTCCTCTTCCCCTATCACCAGGTCGGCAGGGGAGGACCGTGGAAGAGGATTAGGTTCACAGCGCCAGTCCCGCGGCATGGACAGAGGCGGACGGAGTCGGACCCCGCCGCCCCCCCAGAGCCCTGTGACACAGGCCAGGTTGAACGGGACTCATGAGCACTCTGTGGAGTACTCCAGCTGCCCTCGCTCAATATCGGATCCTGCTGGGAGCCAGCAAGGCGAGGAGAGGCCTATCACCCCCACTGTGCTGGGTTATGAGGTCATGGAGGAGAGGGCCAAGTTCACG GTATACAAGGTCCTGGTCAGGAAGACTCCAGATGAGAGCTGGGTTGTTTTTAGAAGGTACACAGACTTCTCCAGACTCAACGACAag ctAAAAGAGATGTTCCCAGGCTTCCGTCTCGCGCTGCCTCCAAAGCGGTGGTTCAAAGACAACTATGACAGCGACTTCCTGGAAGACAGACAGTTGGGACTACAGGCCTTCTTGCAAAACCTGGTTGCACACAAGGACATTGCCAACTG CCTGGCAGTCAGAGAGTTCCTGTGTCTGGATGACCCGCCTGGGCCCTTTGATAGTCTGGAGGAGAGCAGG GCGTTCTGTGAGACTCTGGAGGAGAGCAACTACCGTCTCCAGAAGGAGCTGATGGAGAAGCAGAAGGAGATCGTCTCCCTGAAGAGGAggctggaggagagggagaaggctATTCTGCTACTGGAGAAGCATATCAA CGGTGAGTGTGTGAGCCCAGAGTCACCATGTGGTCTGTCAGCTCAAGGCAGCGAGAGCAGCGCAGATGCAGATGTGGAGTCATCTGCTGCAGAGGCTGATCAGGACATGCCTGACGACACCGG